One Nodosilinea sp. FACHB-141 DNA segment encodes these proteins:
- a CDS encoding DUF6208 family protein — MTLIRQMAALWEVPLGLLSYGFSRVVKATLTLISRYYNPTDTKVEADWQVISADFLKSPLKLLWTMSRARWNLHSLIAIAGPFTVQSEITLDVRSLWQSAPTWTAVVYTLKGYKTLTSISSLTVPPDQDTATITLPPGRYLVGLRHYDWRNPVQLPAIAVDGNPALASETRSAPPDFNQFYRGLASRRGLLFSALNFYVYPLLRWMQWLPRSVVKPIFLPVPNPETHFFYGALDRGEQLTIDLPPTLRDTHSLYFSLYSRDCFPMDWYPLVTDNHTTKPLPEQGVYILRVHPKTPAAMAMSKPAIQFSVT; from the coding sequence ATGACCCTAATTCGCCAGATGGCTGCACTGTGGGAAGTTCCTTTAGGGCTACTGTCCTATGGCTTTTCGCGAGTGGTAAAGGCGACTCTGACGTTGATCAGCCGCTACTACAATCCCACCGATACCAAGGTTGAGGCCGACTGGCAGGTCATATCGGCAGACTTCTTAAAGTCGCCCCTCAAGTTGCTGTGGACCATGAGCCGGGCCCGGTGGAATCTACATTCGCTGATTGCGATCGCAGGTCCTTTTACCGTGCAGTCTGAAATCACGCTGGATGTGCGATCGCTCTGGCAGTCGGCCCCCACTTGGACGGCGGTAGTCTACACCCTCAAGGGCTACAAAACCCTGACCAGCATCAGCTCCCTCACGGTGCCCCCCGACCAAGACACCGCTACCATTACCCTGCCCCCAGGGCGCTATCTGGTGGGGCTGCGCCACTACGACTGGCGCAACCCGGTGCAGCTGCCCGCGATCGCCGTCGATGGCAACCCCGCCCTGGCGTCAGAAACGCGATCGGCCCCGCCTGACTTCAACCAGTTCTATCGCGGGCTGGCCTCCCGTCGAGGCCTGTTGTTTAGCGCCCTAAACTTCTACGTCTACCCCCTGCTGCGCTGGATGCAGTGGTTGCCGCGATCGGTGGTCAAACCGATTTTTCTGCCCGTTCCTAACCCAGAAACCCACTTTTTCTACGGCGCACTGGATCGGGGGGAACAGCTCACTATCGACCTACCCCCGACGCTGCGAGATACCCACAGCCTCTATTTCAGCCTCTACAGCCGCGACTGCTTCCCCATGGATTGGTACCCCCTTGTCACTGACAACCACACCACCAAGCCCCTGCCCGAACAGGGGGTCTACATCCTGCGGGTGCACCCGAAAACCCCAGCGGCCATGGCCATGTCCAAACCCGCCATTCAATTTTCAGTAACCTAG
- the accA gene encoding acetyl-CoA carboxylase carboxyl transferase subunit alpha, with protein MAPPERKSILLSFEKPLVELEARITQIRELAEENDVDVSTQLRQLEARATHLRQEIFSNLTPAQRLQVARHPRRPSTLDYIQAITDDWLELHGDRGSGKDDPALVGGVARLEGRPVVILGHQKGRDTKDNVVRNFGMASPGGYRKAMRLMRHADRFSMPIITFIDTPGAYPGYEAEEMGQGEAIAYNLREMFGLTVPIVCTIIGEGGSGGALGIGVGDRLMMFEHSVYTVASPEACAAILWKDAGRSGEAAEALKITSWDLKQLGILDELLPEPVGGAHANPIQAADILKQALVKQVTELSQLTPAALQQLRYQKYRQIGVFAEAA; from the coding sequence ATGGCCCCACCTGAGCGCAAGTCGATTTTGTTGTCCTTTGAAAAGCCCCTGGTTGAACTAGAGGCCCGTATTACCCAGATTCGAGAACTGGCGGAAGAAAACGATGTGGATGTGTCGACCCAGCTGCGGCAGCTGGAGGCCCGCGCCACCCACCTTCGTCAAGAGATTTTCTCTAACCTAACGCCGGCCCAGCGGCTACAGGTGGCCCGCCATCCCCGTCGGCCCAGCACCCTTGACTACATTCAGGCGATTACTGACGATTGGCTTGAGCTGCACGGCGATCGCGGCTCGGGCAAAGATGACCCAGCGCTGGTGGGAGGGGTTGCCCGGCTTGAGGGCAGACCCGTGGTGATCTTGGGCCATCAGAAGGGGCGCGACACCAAAGACAATGTGGTGCGAAACTTTGGCATGGCTTCTCCCGGCGGCTACCGCAAGGCCATGCGGCTGATGCGTCACGCCGATCGCTTTTCTATGCCGATTATTACTTTTATTGATACCCCAGGTGCCTACCCCGGCTATGAGGCCGAGGAGATGGGGCAGGGTGAGGCGATCGCCTACAACCTGCGAGAAATGTTTGGCCTCACGGTGCCGATTGTCTGCACCATCATTGGGGAAGGGGGATCTGGCGGTGCCCTGGGGATTGGCGTGGGCGATCGCCTGATGATGTTTGAGCACTCGGTCTACACCGTAGCCAGTCCCGAAGCCTGCGCCGCCATTCTGTGGAAAGACGCGGGTCGCTCCGGCGAGGCGGCCGAAGCTCTCAAAATCACCTCCTGGGATCTCAAGCAGCTGGGCATACTAGACGAGCTCCTGCCCGAGCCTGTGGGTGGGGCCCACGCCAACCCCATTCAGGCGGCAGACATTCTAAAGCAGGCGCTGGTGAAGCAAGTCACCGAGCTATCTCAGCTAACGCCAGCGGCCCTACAGCAGTTGCGCTATCAGAAGTATCGCCAGATTGGGGTCTTTGCTGAGGCTGCTTAA
- a CDS encoding long-chain acyl-[acyl-carrier-protein] reductase — translation MFGLIGHLTSLDHAQTVAQDLGYPKYATQGLDFWCSAPPQIFDPIKVTSITGQQIEGRYIESCFLPEMLAAKRIKAATRKIINAMAHAQKHGLNITALGGFSSIVFENFNLNQIQQVRNVTLEFERFTTGNTHTAYIICQQVVTAAQKLGINLSDATVAVCGATGDIGSAVCRWLTVRTDIKELLLIARNQERIQRLQKELGCGLAMDLDTALPKADIVVWVTSMAKGVEVDPNRLKRPCLMIDGGYPKNLEQHFNFDGVYVLKGGIVEHSLDIDWRIMQIVNLDVPERQLFACFAEAMLLEFEKWYTNFSWGRNQITLEKMDLIGQASRRHGFHPLLDLNTALLVTETS, via the coding sequence ATGTTTGGCCTCATTGGACATTTGACCAGCCTTGATCATGCCCAGACAGTAGCCCAAGACCTGGGCTATCCCAAATACGCTACCCAGGGTCTAGACTTTTGGTGCAGCGCTCCACCCCAAATCTTTGACCCCATTAAGGTCACCAGCATCACTGGCCAGCAGATCGAAGGCCGCTATATCGAGTCGTGCTTTTTACCTGAGATGCTGGCCGCCAAGCGTATCAAAGCGGCCACGCGCAAAATCATTAACGCTATGGCCCACGCCCAAAAGCACGGCCTCAACATCACGGCTCTAGGCGGATTCTCGTCCATTGTTTTTGAGAATTTCAACCTCAACCAAATTCAGCAGGTGCGCAACGTCACCCTAGAGTTTGAGCGGTTTACCACGGGCAATACCCACACGGCCTACATTATTTGCCAACAGGTAGTCACCGCAGCCCAAAAGCTGGGCATCAACCTCTCTGACGCCACCGTGGCGGTGTGCGGTGCCACAGGGGATATTGGCAGCGCCGTCTGCCGTTGGCTCACCGTTCGCACCGACATTAAAGAGCTGCTGCTGATTGCCCGCAACCAAGAGCGGATTCAGCGGCTGCAAAAAGAGCTGGGCTGCGGCTTGGCCATGGATCTCGATACCGCCCTGCCCAAGGCCGACATTGTGGTGTGGGTGACCAGCATGGCCAAGGGGGTCGAGGTTGACCCCAACCGCCTAAAACGCCCCTGCCTGATGATTGACGGCGGCTATCCCAAAAACCTCGAGCAGCACTTTAACTTTGATGGCGTCTATGTGCTCAAGGGGGGCATTGTCGAGCACTCCCTCGACATCGACTGGCGGATTATGCAAATCGTGAACCTGGACGTGCCCGAACGCCAGCTATTTGCCTGTTTTGCCGAAGCCATGCTGCTGGAGTTTGAGAAGTGGTACACCAATTTTTCGTGGGGGCGCAACCAAATCACCCTTGAGAAGATGGACTTAATCGGCCAGGCATCGCGGCGGCATGGGTTTCACCCCTTGCTCGACCTCAACACGGCTCTTTTAGTCACTGAGACCTCCTGA
- a CDS encoding acyl-CoA desaturase, with translation MRPYSQLTLASYLVGPLQLTIYHLGALLVFVTGLSWGSVLWIAVLYGIRMLATTGIYHRLITHKSYQAPVWVKWVGSVVAASAGQMGPSWWKAHHLAHHLHTDQVLDSHSPHTAPRGVGGFLWSHGIWLLSRRCFPTRLPSDVENDRVLRMIDRLHFIPLIALGAISYGIGGLEYLGAFFLSTTLLFHGVQTVNSLAHIFGAQPFATDDQSRNNSLVALLTLGEGWHNLHHAFQASSRQGITIRDGQVVYLPDPTFRFVKLMEFFGLASKLRVPAETDLLARAKHQEPAYVSSSL, from the coding sequence ATGAGGCCATACTCTCAACTTACGCTGGCGTCCTATCTTGTTGGGCCGCTCCAACTGACCATTTATCACCTAGGAGCACTACTCGTTTTTGTAACGGGTCTTTCCTGGGGCTCGGTGCTATGGATAGCAGTCCTGTATGGCATCCGCATGCTGGCAACAACCGGCATTTACCATCGCCTGATCACCCACAAATCCTATCAGGCACCGGTTTGGGTGAAATGGGTAGGCAGTGTGGTGGCGGCATCAGCTGGGCAGATGGGGCCTAGCTGGTGGAAAGCTCACCACCTCGCTCACCATCTACACACCGATCAGGTGCTAGATTCCCATTCTCCCCATACTGCGCCCCGGGGCGTTGGCGGCTTTTTGTGGTCTCACGGCATTTGGCTACTGTCGCGTCGGTGCTTTCCCACCAGGCTGCCCAGCGACGTGGAGAATGATCGGGTCTTGCGGATGATTGATCGACTGCACTTCATTCCTCTCATCGCCCTAGGGGCAATTTCCTATGGCATTGGCGGGCTTGAGTATCTAGGGGCTTTCTTTCTTAGCACTACGCTCCTGTTCCACGGCGTGCAAACGGTCAACTCATTGGCCCATATTTTTGGGGCCCAGCCCTTTGCCACCGACGATCAAAGCCGCAACAACAGTCTGGTGGCCCTGCTCACTCTAGGCGAAGGCTGGCACAATCTTCACCATGCCTTTCAGGCCTCTAGCCGCCAGGGCATTACTATTCGCGATGGCCAGGTCGTCTATTTACCTGACCCCACCTTCAGGTTCGTAAAACTGATGGAGTTCTTTGGGTTGGCCTCAAAACTTAGAGTGCCAGCTGAAACCGACCTGCTGGCCCGTGCCAAGCACCAAGAGCCTGCCTACGTCAGTTCGTCCCTTTGA
- a CDS encoding type I polyketide synthase — MEDLARRISSLSPEKRLLLELQLQRKRGLPEPIAIVGMACRLPAAPNLQAYWRLLTEGQDAIREVPADRWDVDALYDADPQASGKTYCRWGGFLDGVDQFDPAFFGITPREAPYIDPQQRLFLESVWEALEDAGIVPQTLSGQPVGVFAAASTLDYGQMLLQGPEVVGTYTATGLASTMVANRVSYLLNLQGPSLTVDTACSSSLVAVHLACQSLWNGESNLALAGGVNLMLTPTVTVGFSKLTALSPEGRCKAFDAAANGFVRSEGVGSVVLKRLGQALADGDRIYALIRGSATNQDGRTNGLTAPNPAAQEAVVKTAYERAGIPLNQVDYIEAHGTGTLLGDPIEAKALGNVFGPFRQLEQPVRLGSVKSNIGHTEAAAGIASLIKVALCLRHRTLVPSLHFHTPNPYIPFDQLPLRVQQQRESWVEAENMAIAGVSSFGFGGTNAHVALQAAPIFAADSVTDRPLHLFCLSARSQPALQAYAQTMATTLAQMPQANLGDLCHTVNAGRTAFDHRLALLVKDFPSLVTALEQYSPPISHPTHPSTSPGVVFLFTGQGSQYVGMGRQLYDTQPVFKAAIDLCDELLQPYLDLSLQSVLFGEDGPEEDSPTVPLHQTGYTQPALFALEYALAQLWLSWGIRPAAVMGHSVGEYVAACVAGVFSLEDGLRLMALRGRLMQTLPANGGMVAVFADADTVAAALPPTVSLATLNGPDNTVIAGLQSDLETVVEDLHAQGIRTKPLQVSHAFHSALMDPILNVFEQSAQGIRFRAPTIPLVSNLTGEFVGSDLPLDARYWRRHARQPVRFADAIATLHQAGYTQFLEVGPHPVLSAMGKRCVAHSHHTWLPSLRRGQSDWHTLLTTLGHLYQTGLAIDWANFDCPYQRQWLSLPTYPFQRQRYWIDLALPNRTAAAPVIDSAPEPVPSAAYSLTWQPQAIASAPRADGDHWLIWGASDALWANLSQALQKRGITPIQVSAGDRFATLQPDHYQVLLGAEQPFHPLLEALKPQAITTLLVLAPEGDLDPEAVTGPVLHWVKALAHQSGPAMPKLWLVTQGAQTVDTTDVVTSPHQALLWGLGRSLRLEHPEFWGGLVDLPSQGAASEQDVAPWLDHLVAHVNNPQGEDEVALRQQQSWVPRLQTMEVASEPVLESGAPPIQAEATYLITGGTGALGQQLAGWLVKQGARHLVLTSRRGSDLDLEKTLAPLRQAGATVWVEAVDGGDRAALSTLLNRIQQQLPPLRGVFHAAGVLADGFVANQSTEHFHQVMPGKLQAAWHLHQLTQTFALDWFVLFSSITSVLGSPGQGNYGAANAGLDALAHYRRQRGFPALSINWGPWQGAGMATRQSATALTQRGMPPLAASEGLQWLGRLLAAKTPATVAIAHLDWPRLLRYLPIDRPPAIVSAFGTKETTAPAKSDKEAGLVSNAQKALPSLKQILALPEAQQIATVQTYLQAQVATVMGLSEQVPLDAPLMELGIDSLMTMELLALCKQDLDLVLYPREVLAHPTVAALSSYIARELVRVHRPAASVEASPSLAPAEFPEETVTELPKSPWQSPAPLEPLPTRRNPPMVFLLSAPRSGSTLLRVMLAGHPGLFCPPELHLLPFNTLEAQGAALGYSYLQEGLQRAVMELLQVNAEQAETLLSEWRQHHTTVPAVYDKLQQMAGGRLLVDKSPTYSLSLETLERAEQIFEGAKYIHLVRHPYSVISSFVHNRMYKIFDLEPDDPYRLAEQVWQACNQNIRTFASSLDPERHYTLRYEDLVVDPEPAMRGLCTFLDLPFDPAVLTPYEGRRMTDGVTAQSMAVDDPNFRQRSRIEAHLAKIWQGIQLPHRLSTTSQTLAAQFDYPLPQEQAVVPASAPLLAEPAPLSTNYVPLGAMREEEILLRGRPCCLCHWGPENGPQVVCLHGILEHGAAWDGVATTLADQGYHVIAPDLRGHGRSAHAGSDGGYQLLDFLSDLDSLTATLGTQPFVLVGHSMGAVLGAILTSLRPERVQRLVLIEPVVPAPGPSLEPATQLMAHLDALANSSQPTVIASVATATQRLLALKPYLSQPMAEAMAQRLTQTVAGGVIWRSDPRLKSRTTLSLSGGLLDRQGYGQILQGIQRPTTVIFGQSSQFNRPEDLAFLQENLPQADQVSLAGGHDLPLETPGGLARIIHATLASEGQVSVTLSEPSS, encoded by the coding sequence GTGGAGGATCTCGCAAGGCGAATTAGCAGCCTTTCCCCAGAGAAACGGCTGCTGTTGGAGCTACAGTTGCAGCGCAAACGAGGGCTACCAGAACCCATTGCCATAGTGGGGATGGCCTGTCGGTTGCCGGCGGCGCCCAATCTCCAGGCCTATTGGCGGTTGTTGACCGAGGGGCAAGACGCCATTCGGGAGGTGCCTGCGGATCGCTGGGATGTCGATGCGCTCTACGATGCCGACCCCCAGGCCTCGGGTAAAACCTACTGTCGCTGGGGCGGTTTTTTAGATGGAGTTGATCAGTTCGACCCGGCGTTTTTTGGCATTACCCCTCGTGAAGCCCCCTACATTGACCCCCAGCAGCGGCTGTTTTTAGAAAGCGTCTGGGAGGCCCTAGAGGATGCCGGAATTGTGCCCCAAACCCTGAGCGGGCAACCAGTGGGGGTGTTTGCGGCGGCCTCGACCTTAGACTACGGCCAGATGCTGTTGCAGGGGCCAGAGGTGGTGGGCACCTATACCGCCACAGGTTTAGCCTCGACGATGGTGGCCAATCGGGTATCCTACCTGCTCAACCTGCAAGGCCCGAGTCTGACCGTTGATACGGCCTGCTCGTCATCGCTGGTGGCGGTGCATTTGGCCTGCCAGAGTCTGTGGAATGGGGAAAGTAACTTGGCCCTGGCCGGGGGCGTCAACCTCATGCTGACCCCCACCGTTACTGTAGGCTTCAGCAAACTGACGGCGCTGTCTCCCGAGGGACGGTGCAAAGCCTTTGATGCGGCGGCCAACGGCTTTGTGCGCTCAGAAGGGGTGGGCTCCGTGGTGCTCAAACGCCTGGGTCAAGCCCTGGCGGATGGCGATCGCATTTATGCCCTGATCCGCGGCAGCGCCACCAATCAGGATGGCCGCACCAATGGCCTCACTGCTCCCAACCCAGCCGCGCAGGAAGCGGTGGTCAAGACCGCCTACGAGCGGGCAGGCATTCCCCTTAACCAAGTGGACTACATTGAGGCCCACGGCACTGGCACCCTGCTGGGTGACCCTATTGAAGCCAAGGCCTTAGGGAATGTGTTTGGCCCCTTTCGGCAACTGGAGCAGCCGGTGCGGCTCGGCTCAGTGAAAAGCAATATTGGCCATACCGAGGCGGCAGCGGGCATAGCCAGCTTGATCAAGGTCGCCCTGTGCCTGAGGCATCGCACCCTGGTGCCCAGCCTGCACTTCCACACCCCCAACCCATACATTCCCTTTGACCAACTGCCCCTGCGGGTGCAGCAACAGCGCGAATCCTGGGTCGAGGCCGAAAACATGGCGATCGCCGGGGTAAGTTCCTTTGGCTTTGGCGGCACCAATGCCCACGTCGCCCTCCAGGCTGCCCCCATTTTCGCCGCCGACTCAGTGACCGATCGGCCCCTGCACCTGTTTTGCCTATCGGCGCGATCGCAGCCAGCCCTGCAAGCCTACGCCCAAACCATGGCCACGACCCTCGCCCAGATGCCCCAGGCCAACCTGGGCGACCTTTGCCACACCGTTAATGCTGGCCGCACCGCCTTCGATCATCGTCTCGCCCTCCTCGTCAAAGATTTCCCCTCCCTAGTTACGGCTCTCGAGCAATACTCTCCCCCGATCTCCCACCCTACCCATCCCTCCACCTCCCCCGGCGTCGTCTTCCTCTTCACCGGCCAAGGCTCGCAATATGTCGGCATGGGTCGGCAGCTCTACGACACCCAGCCGGTGTTTAAAGCCGCCATTGACCTCTGCGACGAACTGCTGCAACCTTACCTAGACCTGTCGCTCCAGAGTGTTTTGTTTGGCGAAGACGGTCCTGAGGAAGACTCCCCCACGGTTCCCCTGCACCAAACTGGCTACACCCAGCCCGCCCTGTTTGCCTTGGAATATGCTCTGGCCCAGCTCTGGCTATCCTGGGGCATTCGTCCGGCAGCGGTGATGGGGCACAGCGTTGGAGAATATGTGGCCGCCTGCGTGGCCGGAGTCTTTAGCTTAGAAGACGGCCTGCGGCTGATGGCCTTGCGGGGTCGGCTGATGCAGACCCTACCCGCCAACGGCGGCATGGTGGCGGTGTTTGCCGATGCCGATACGGTAGCAGCAGCTCTGCCTCCCACAGTTTCTTTAGCCACCCTCAATGGCCCTGACAACACCGTTATTGCCGGGCTCCAGAGCGATCTAGAGACCGTAGTAGAGGACCTCCACGCCCAGGGCATTCGCACCAAACCCCTGCAGGTGTCTCATGCCTTCCACTCAGCTTTGATGGATCCTATCCTCAATGTGTTTGAGCAGAGCGCCCAGGGCATTCGCTTCCGCGCCCCAACCATACCCCTGGTTTCTAACCTGACCGGGGAGTTTGTCGGCTCCGATTTGCCGCTAGATGCCCGCTACTGGCGACGCCATGCTCGTCAGCCCGTGCGGTTTGCCGATGCGATCGCCACCCTGCACCAGGCGGGCTACACCCAGTTCTTAGAAGTTGGCCCCCACCCGGTGCTCAGCGCCATGGGCAAACGCTGTGTGGCCCACAGCCATCACACCTGGCTGCCCTCCCTGCGCCGAGGGCAGTCCGACTGGCATACCCTGCTCACCACCCTGGGCCACCTTTACCAAACGGGACTCGCCATTGACTGGGCCAATTTCGATTGCCCTTACCAGCGCCAGTGGCTGTCCTTGCCCACCTATCCCTTCCAGCGCCAGCGCTATTGGATTGATCTGGCGTTGCCCAACCGTACCGCCGCCGCACCAGTGATCGACAGCGCTCCTGAGCCTGTCCCTAGTGCCGCCTACAGCTTGACCTGGCAGCCCCAAGCGATCGCCTCAGCCCCTCGTGCCGATGGAGACCATTGGCTAATCTGGGGAGCCAGCGATGCCCTGTGGGCCAACCTCAGCCAGGCCCTACAGAAGCGAGGAATTACGCCAATTCAGGTCTCAGCGGGCGATCGCTTTGCCACGCTTCAGCCCGACCATTACCAAGTCTTGCTGGGCGCAGAGCAACCCTTCCATCCCCTGTTGGAGGCGTTAAAGCCCCAGGCTATTACCACCCTGCTGGTGCTGGCCCCGGAAGGTGATTTAGACCCTGAGGCCGTGACTGGGCCAGTGCTGCACTGGGTAAAAGCGCTGGCTCACCAGTCTGGCCCCGCTATGCCCAAGCTCTGGTTAGTGACCCAAGGAGCCCAGACGGTAGATACCACCGATGTCGTCACCTCCCCCCACCAAGCATTGCTATGGGGTCTAGGACGCAGTTTGCGCCTAGAGCATCCAGAGTTTTGGGGCGGTTTAGTAGATCTGCCCAGCCAGGGAGCCGCGTCAGAGCAGGATGTGGCCCCCTGGCTAGACCACCTGGTGGCCCATGTAAATAACCCCCAAGGAGAAGATGAGGTGGCGCTCCGCCAGCAGCAGAGCTGGGTGCCCCGGTTACAGACGATGGAGGTGGCTTCTGAACCGGTCTTAGAATCTGGGGCACCGCCCATCCAGGCGGAGGCAACCTATTTGATTACCGGCGGTACCGGCGCTCTGGGCCAGCAATTGGCTGGGTGGTTGGTAAAGCAGGGTGCCCGTCACTTGGTGCTCACAAGCCGTCGGGGCAGCGATCTAGACTTGGAGAAAACCCTGGCTCCTCTGCGCCAAGCTGGAGCTACGGTGTGGGTGGAAGCGGTGGATGGGGGCGATCGCGCCGCCCTGAGCACCCTACTCAATCGCATTCAGCAACAGTTGCCCCCGTTGCGAGGGGTGTTTCACGCGGCGGGTGTCTTGGCGGATGGCTTTGTGGCCAACCAGTCCACCGAGCACTTCCACCAGGTAATGCCCGGTAAACTCCAGGCAGCCTGGCACCTGCACCAGCTCACCCAAACCTTTGCCTTGGACTGGTTTGTGCTGTTTTCGTCAATTACGTCCGTGTTGGGTTCTCCCGGCCAGGGCAACTACGGGGCCGCCAACGCTGGGCTAGATGCGCTGGCCCACTACCGCCGCCAGCGAGGGTTCCCTGCCCTCAGCATTAACTGGGGCCCCTGGCAGGGAGCAGGAATGGCTACCCGCCAAAGTGCCACTGCTCTGACTCAGCGGGGTATGCCCCCTCTGGCAGCATCCGAGGGATTACAGTGGTTGGGGCGACTGTTGGCAGCTAAGACGCCTGCAACGGTAGCGATCGCCCACCTAGACTGGCCTCGCCTGCTCCGATATCTGCCTATCGATCGCCCCCCGGCCATTGTCTCGGCTTTTGGGACAAAGGAAACGACAGCTCCAGCCAAGTCGGATAAGGAAGCTGGCCTAGTTTCCAACGCTCAGAAGGCTCTGCCATCCCTGAAGCAGATTTTGGCCCTGCCCGAGGCCCAGCAGATTGCCACTGTGCAAACCTACTTGCAGGCCCAGGTGGCAACAGTGATGGGGCTATCCGAGCAAGTACCGCTGGATGCACCCCTGATGGAGCTAGGCATCGACTCACTAATGACCATGGAACTGCTGGCCTTGTGCAAGCAAGACCTGGATTTGGTGCTATACCCCCGGGAGGTGCTGGCCCATCCCACGGTAGCGGCGCTGTCGTCCTACATCGCTCGGGAACTGGTGCGGGTGCATCGTCCTGCTGCCAGCGTTGAGGCTAGCCCAAGTCTAGCGCCGGCAGAGTTCCCAGAAGAAACAGTCACGGAACTGCCTAAGAGCCCCTGGCAGTCGCCGGCTCCGCTAGAACCGCTGCCGACGCGCCGCAACCCGCCCATGGTCTTTTTGCTATCGGCGCCCCGGTCAGGATCTACCCTGCTGCGGGTGATGCTAGCGGGCCATCCTGGGTTGTTTTGCCCCCCTGAGCTACACCTGCTGCCGTTTAACACCTTAGAGGCTCAGGGTGCGGCCTTGGGCTACAGCTATCTACAAGAGGGTCTGCAACGGGCTGTGATGGAGTTGTTACAGGTGAATGCTGAGCAGGCCGAAACCCTGCTGAGCGAATGGCGACAGCATCACACCACTGTGCCAGCGGTGTATGACAAACTTCAGCAGATGGCCGGGGGGCGGCTATTGGTCGACAAATCTCCCACCTATAGCCTCAGTCTAGAAACCCTGGAACGAGCCGAGCAGATATTTGAGGGGGCCAAATACATTCATCTGGTGCGTCATCCCTACTCGGTCATCAGTTCTTTTGTGCATAACCGCATGTACAAGATCTTTGATCTGGAGCCCGATGATCCCTATCGGCTGGCGGAGCAGGTGTGGCAGGCCTGTAACCAAAACATTCGCACCTTTGCCAGCTCCTTAGATCCGGAGCGGCACTACACCCTGCGCTACGAAGACCTGGTCGTCGATCCAGAACCGGCGATGCGAGGATTGTGCACCTTTCTAGACCTGCCCTTTGACCCGGCGGTGCTCACCCCCTACGAGGGGCGACGCATGACAGACGGGGTCACGGCCCAGTCGATGGCGGTGGATGACCCCAATTTCCGTCAGCGCAGCCGGATCGAGGCCCATTTGGCCAAGATTTGGCAGGGCATTCAACTGCCCCATCGCCTGAGCACCACTAGTCAAACCCTGGCAGCGCAGTTTGACTATCCTCTGCCCCAAGAACAGGCGGTAGTCCCAGCCTCCGCTCCATTGCTGGCAGAGCCAGCCCCTCTGTCTACCAACTACGTTCCCTTGGGGGCAATGCGAGAGGAAGAGATCCTGCTCAGAGGTCGCCCGTGCTGCCTGTGCCATTGGGGACCAGAGAATGGGCCACAGGTGGTCTGCCTCCACGGTATTTTGGAGCACGGAGCAGCCTGGGATGGGGTAGCGACTACCCTGGCTGACCAGGGGTACCATGTCATCGCCCCCGATCTGCGGGGCCATGGCCGTTCGGCCCATGCTGGCTCCGATGGCGGCTACCAACTGCTCGATTTTCTCAGTGATCTCGACAGTTTGACCGCAACGCTAGGTACCCAACCCTTTGTGCTGGTAGGGCATTCTATGGGGGCAGTGCTGGGGGCTATTTTGACCAGTCTGCGGCCTGAACGGGTACAGCGCTTAGTGTTGATCGAGCCAGTGGTGCCCGCCCCTGGCCCATCGCTCGAACCCGCCACCCAGTTGATGGCCCATCTCGATGCCCTAGCAAACTCTTCCCAACCCACCGTGATCGCTTCAGTGGCTACCGCCACCCAGCGGTTGCTGGCCCTAAAGCCCTATCTGTCGCAGCCTATGGCCGAGGCTATGGCTCAGCGTCTAACTCAGACGGTGGCAGGGGGGGTGATTTGGCGCAGCGATCCTCGACTGAAAAGCCGCACGACCTTGAGTTTGAGCGGTGGTCTGCTCGATCGCCAAGGCTATGGACAGATTTTGCAGGGAATTCAGCGGCCCACTACGGTAATATTTGGCCAGAGCAGCCAGTTCAACCGCCCTGAAGATCTGGCGTTTCTGCAAGAAAATCTGCCCCAGGCCGATCAGGTCTCTCTGGCCGGGGGGCATGACCTGCCCCTAGAAACCCCTGGGGGGCTAGCCCGTATCATCCACGCCACCCTTGCCTCTGAGGGCCAGGTGTCGGTTACCTTATCTGAGCCCTCTTCATGA